From one Poseidonibacter antarcticus genomic stretch:
- a CDS encoding F0F1 ATP synthase subunit C, which yields MKKIVLLMLSIAVAAFAADGDVANETLKAYSVVAAGIGLGLAALGGAIGMGNTAAATIAGTARNPGLGGKLMTTMFIALAMIEAQVIYALVVAMIVLYANPFLG from the coding sequence ATGAAAAAAATCGTTTTATTAATGCTTTCAATTGCTGTAGCTGCTTTTGCTGCTGATGGTGATGTTGCAAACGAAACTTTAAAAGCTTACTCTGTAGTTGCTGCAGGTATTGGTTTAGGTCTTGCTGCACTTGGTGGTGCTATTGGTATGGGTAATACTGCTGCTGCAACTATTGCTGGTACTGCTAGAAACCCAGGTTTAGGTGGAAAATTAATGACAACTATGTTCATTGCTTTAGCGATGATTGAAGCACAAGTTATTTATGCACTTGTTGTTGCTATGATTGTTTTATACGCAAACCCATTCTTAGGTTAA